Proteins from a genomic interval of Chitinophagales bacterium:
- a CDS encoding SRPBCC family protein codes for MNTAIIKKFEVDEPIDKVWKYLTDPTKIVSCVPGASLTEQIDDRNFKGGVSLKFGPVKASYAGEIAFEDMDFENYKMTLNGKGLDSKGKGSADLLMKIDLNEREGGGTSVESSMQIGIVGKLAQFGSRLINDVTDQLFDQFVANFKAKLAEDTATEVAAMPVVEESEEMSEPANQATNVAEQATVSTPENVQRPVAPKVEKPQAQADNSLNVFALLWAIIKGFFARLFGGGKK; via the coding sequence ATGAACACAGCAATCATTAAAAAATTTGAAGTCGATGAGCCTATAGATAAGGTTTGGAAGTACCTAACTGACCCTACGAAAATTGTAAGTTGCGTGCCGGGTGCCTCCTTGACGGAGCAAATAGACGACCGTAATTTTAAAGGGGGTGTTTCCTTAAAGTTTGGTCCCGTCAAAGCTAGCTATGCAGGAGAAATTGCCTTTGAAGATATGGACTTTGAGAATTATAAAATGACTTTGAACGGCAAGGGTTTGGACTCCAAAGGAAAAGGTAGTGCTGACTTGCTGATGAAAATTGACTTGAATGAAAGAGAAGGAGGTGGAACAAGTGTAGAATCGAGTATGCAAATTGGCATAGTAGGCAAATTGGCGCAGTTTGGCTCTCGCCTTATCAATGATGTAACCGACCAGTTGTTTGATCAATTTGTGGCTAACTTCAAAGCAAAATTGGCAGAAGATACGGCGACTGAAGTAGCTGCTATGCCAGTTGTGGAGGAGTCAGAGGAGATGAGTGAACCTGCAAATCAAGCTACGAATGTTGCAGAGCAAGCAACTGTTAGCACACCCGAAAATGTTCAACGGCCTGTTGCACCAAAAGTAGAAAAGCCTCAAGCCCAAGCAGATAACTCATTGAATGTATTTGCCTTGTTGTGGGCGATTATCAAAGGTTTTTTTGCGAGGTTGTTTGGTGGAGGCAAGAAGTAA
- a CDS encoding head GIN domain-containing protein: protein MNHILKSTSIIALMLTFNVCLQAQAEKVLSFDAVHVSGNVEVLLQQGSTESIDIEAQGVEDDKVVAEVQGGILKIHIKNIIYNKNKSARVVVNYRDLREIKGQAGARIYSRTAISGDNLEIKAGSGANIALEIWVDVVEGRAAEGGEIELTGEAHTLTAIASTGGLFYGYGLKAENVYAKTNTGGQVEVTANKRIEAKAGTGGNISFKGDPVQKETSTNFGGTIDGH from the coding sequence ATGAATCACATCCTTAAATCTACTTCAATCATTGCTTTGATGCTGACATTCAATGTTTGTCTTCAAGCACAAGCTGAGAAAGTGCTTTCCTTTGATGCTGTTCATGTTTCGGGCAATGTAGAGGTTTTATTGCAGCAAGGCAGTACAGAAAGTATAGACATTGAAGCACAAGGTGTAGAGGACGACAAAGTTGTGGCAGAAGTACAAGGGGGTATTTTGAAAATTCACATCAAAAATATTATTTACAACAAAAATAAGAGTGCGAGAGTGGTGGTGAATTACCGTGACTTACGTGAAATCAAGGGTCAAGCGGGAGCCAGAATTTACAGCCGAACAGCTATCAGTGGCGACAATTTGGAGATAAAAGCAGGCAGTGGTGCAAATATTGCTTTAGAAATTTGGGTGGATGTAGTGGAAGGTCGTGCTGCTGAAGGGGGTGAAATTGAACTAACTGGAGAAGCACATACTTTGACCGCAATTGCTTCAACAGGAGGATTGTTTTATGGCTATGGCTTGAAGGCAGAGAATGTATATGCCAAAACCAATACGGGCGGCCAGGTAGAAGTGACTGCTAACAAGCGAATTGAAGCAAAAGCAGGTACTGGCGGTAATATTAGCTTCAAAGGGGATCCTGTTCAAAAAGAAACTTCAACGAATTTTGGCGGAACGATTGATGGGCATTGA
- a CDS encoding cytochrome c peroxidase, producing the protein MKKLVLFFCWLQIVLFYGLFLPSCNQSQEQPQKEGVPFALQIPIGFPDPIIAEDNPLTEASVELGKKLFFDPILSIDSSISCRSCHHPNRAFSDTVAFSRGVEGRLGKRNAPSLMNLVYQNAFLRDGGARTLPLQVFVPLTDHAEMALTMNEAVKRLKKQPEYVELTQKAYNRDINSFTVTRALAAFQQTLISGNSAYDRYHFEGKKEALSPAQIRGLALFQSPKTNCTKCHEGFNFTSNAYENNGLYADYKDEGRFLITRDSSDIGKFKVSSLRNVALTAPYMHDGSVNTLEEVIQHYENGGKSNVNKSPHIRPFELTKQERGDLKAFLESLTDEKVLRGDF; encoded by the coding sequence TTGAAAAAACTAGTATTATTTTTTTGCTGGCTTCAAATTGTGCTTTTTTATGGCTTGTTTTTGCCCTCCTGCAATCAATCGCAAGAACAACCACAAAAAGAAGGTGTTCCTTTTGCGCTGCAAATTCCGATAGGATTTCCTGATCCAATTATTGCAGAGGACAATCCATTGACAGAAGCAAGTGTAGAACTGGGCAAAAAGTTATTTTTTGATCCCATTTTATCTATAGACAGCAGCATCTCTTGTCGATCTTGTCACCATCCTAATCGAGCATTCAGCGATACGGTGGCATTTAGCAGAGGAGTAGAAGGTCGTTTGGGAAAGCGCAATGCACCGAGTTTGATGAACTTAGTGTATCAAAACGCATTTTTGAGAGATGGAGGGGCGAGAACTTTGCCGCTGCAAGTATTTGTCCCCTTGACCGATCATGCAGAAATGGCACTCACCATGAATGAAGCGGTCAAACGCCTGAAAAAACAACCTGAATATGTGGAACTTACCCAAAAAGCCTACAATCGAGATATCAACAGCTTCACAGTAACCCGTGCTTTGGCTGCTTTTCAACAAACCCTAATAAGTGGTAATAGTGCTTACGACCGATACCATTTTGAAGGGAAAAAGGAGGCACTTTCACCTGCCCAAATCCGAGGATTGGCACTGTTTCAGTCCCCAAAAACGAATTGTACAAAATGCCATGAAGGGTTCAATTTTACCTCCAATGCTTACGAAAACAATGGATTGTATGCTGACTACAAAGACGAAGGGCGTTTTTTGATTACCAGAGATTCTTCCGACATTGGCAAATTCAAAGTATCTTCCCTGCGAAACGTTGCTTTGACTGCCCCATATATGCACGATGGTAGTGTGAACACGCTGGAGGAAGTAATCCAACACTATGAAAATGGCGGAAAATCGAACGTCAATAAAAGTCCGCACATTCGACCTTTTGAATTGACCAAGCAAGAAAGAGGAGACTTAAAGGCGTTTTTGGAAAGTTTGACAGACGAAAAGGTTTTGAGGGGAGACTTTTGA
- a CDS encoding glycosyltransferase family 2 protein: MKFDTLSILVPVYNEEHTIQKILKRLLEINLIHNIQKEIILVNDCSTDNTEVKIQEFIAQHPEAPIQYYKHDKNKGKGGALHTGIAKATGDYLIVQDADLEYDPEEFNLLIRPVVGGEADIVYGSRFMGGKPHRILFFWHSIGNKWLTFLSNMFNNLNLTDMETCYKLFNTNMLQSLQLKEKRFGFEPEVTAKISRIPKVRIYEVGISYYGRTYAEGKKINWKDGFRAIYCIIKYGLFSK, translated from the coding sequence ATGAAATTTGATACATTATCTATCCTTGTTCCTGTGTACAATGAAGAACACACCATCCAGAAAATCCTCAAAAGATTGTTGGAAATCAATCTTATTCATAACATACAAAAAGAAATAATTTTGGTAAATGACTGCTCGACAGACAATACCGAAGTCAAAATTCAAGAATTTATCGCACAGCATCCCGAAGCTCCTATACAATACTACAAACACGATAAAAACAAAGGAAAAGGCGGTGCATTGCATACAGGTATAGCCAAAGCAACAGGAGACTACCTCATTGTCCAAGATGCAGACTTAGAATATGACCCCGAAGAATTCAATCTCTTGATAAGACCTGTGGTGGGCGGAGAAGCCGACATTGTGTATGGCTCTAGGTTTATGGGAGGCAAGCCTCACCGCATTTTGTTCTTTTGGCACTCTATTGGCAATAAATGGTTGACCTTCTTATCCAATATGTTCAACAACTTGAACTTGACAGATATGGAAACCTGCTACAAATTATTCAACACCAATATGCTGCAAAGTCTTCAATTGAAGGAAAAACGCTTTGGTTTTGAGCCAGAAGTAACCGCTAAGATTTCACGTATTCCCAAGGTTCGCATTTATGAAGTCGGTATTTCTTACTATGGTAGAACGTATGCAGAAGGCAAAAAAATAAATTGGAAAGATGGTTTTCGAGCCATTTATTGCATCATCAAATACGGACTTTTTTCAAAATAA
- a CDS encoding M23 family metallopeptidase, which yields MKLIHLVLTINFFLVFSLSNTSANTDLKSKYPQNYFRSPLGIPLVLAGTFGELRNNHFHGGIDCKTNKQENLNVYSVAEGYVSRVKIQAGGYGYALYIAHPNGYTSVYAHLNGYTGNIGRFVKERQYEQQSFEVDITVPPGMLQVEKGQVVAKSGNTGSSTAPHLHFEIRDSASEIPINPLAFGFNLPDTSYPFFSGAAIYPFDENFRYGEPKIYKVVRKQNGVYSLEANTIKVNTPKIGLGAKAYDKLNGADNMNGIYSIEVWKDGQQHFYFDVERISFDETRYINCYLDYEGKKSGRGNMQKLFIDPGNYLNAYENVVNRGVIDLSDGESHQIAITIKDIAGNTSTLSYRVQWDKNQPIASIPFDNNAITTFSYATDNRYENDLIRLYFPTNSFYTDLGFNYEIIEANTNGVYSQYHQIHDGKTPVHKYFDISIKPQNLPYHLYDKAYIAYYNVSNRKYSVDGEWEGNFLKGKSKEFGKYFIAADTIPPTIKPYNISPNKVMTKNTYIGFTISDRETGIKAYDMYLDGQWVLTTFDGKSGKASYYFDEHIASGVHEVTFIVKDRVGNSESYTTRFSR from the coding sequence ATGAAATTAATACACCTTGTACTGACAATAAACTTTTTTTTAGTTTTCTCTCTTTCAAACACGTCTGCCAATACTGATTTAAAATCTAAATACCCACAAAACTACTTTCGTTCACCATTAGGAATTCCATTGGTATTGGCAGGTACTTTTGGTGAACTTCGCAACAATCACTTTCACGGAGGAATTGACTGCAAAACCAACAAACAAGAAAATCTGAATGTATATAGTGTGGCAGAGGGGTATGTATCAAGGGTCAAAATACAGGCAGGGGGGTATGGGTATGCGCTGTATATTGCCCACCCAAATGGTTATACAAGTGTCTATGCTCATCTGAATGGATATACCGGCAATATTGGCAGGTTTGTAAAAGAACGACAATATGAGCAGCAAAGTTTTGAAGTCGACATCACCGTTCCGCCAGGAATGTTGCAGGTCGAAAAAGGGCAAGTTGTAGCCAAATCGGGTAATACAGGGAGTTCTACTGCTCCACATCTACATTTTGAAATCCGAGACTCTGCTTCTGAAATTCCTATCAATCCTTTGGCTTTTGGTTTCAACCTTCCTGATACGAGTTATCCATTTTTTTCAGGGGCAGCTATTTATCCTTTTGATGAAAACTTTCGATATGGTGAGCCTAAAATTTATAAGGTTGTCAGAAAACAGAATGGCGTTTATTCGCTTGAAGCCAATACGATAAAAGTAAATACGCCAAAAATTGGCTTGGGCGCAAAGGCGTATGATAAGCTGAATGGAGCGGACAATATGAATGGTATTTACAGCATTGAAGTATGGAAAGACGGTCAGCAGCATTTTTATTTCGATGTAGAACGCATTTCCTTTGATGAAACCCGCTATATCAATTGTTACTTAGACTATGAAGGCAAAAAATCGGGGAGAGGCAATATGCAAAAATTGTTTATAGACCCAGGAAACTATCTCAATGCGTATGAAAATGTGGTGAATCGTGGAGTTATTGACCTTTCGGATGGAGAATCGCACCAAATCGCCATTACCATAAAAGACATTGCAGGAAATACTTCAACGCTTTCTTATCGGGTGCAATGGGATAAAAACCAGCCAATTGCATCAATTCCTTTTGACAACAATGCTATTACTACTTTTAGCTATGCGACTGATAATCGGTATGAGAATGATTTGATTAGACTCTATTTTCCAACCAATTCTTTTTACACAGATTTGGGCTTTAACTACGAAATCATTGAAGCCAATACCAACGGAGTTTATTCACAATACCATCAAATTCATGATGGTAAAACGCCTGTTCACAAATATTTTGACATTTCTATCAAACCTCAAAACCTGCCATATCACTTGTATGACAAAGCGTACATTGCCTACTACAATGTGTCGAACCGCAAATACTCGGTAGATGGAGAGTGGGAGGGCAATTTTTTGAAGGGTAAATCGAAGGAGTTTGGCAAGTATTTCATTGCAGCAGACACGATTCCTCCGACTATCAAACCCTATAACATCTCTCCCAATAAGGTGATGACCAAAAATACCTATATCGGTTTCACCATTTCGGATCGTGAAACGGGCATCAAAGCCTATGATATGTACTTGGACGGACAATGGGTCTTGACCACTTTTGATGGGAAATCAGGGAAGGCTAGTTATTATTTCGATGAACACATTGCTTCGGGAGTGCATGAAGTGACGTTTATTGTGAAAGATAGGGTGGGGAATTCGGAGAGTTATACGACTAGGTTTAGTCGGTAA
- a CDS encoding VWA domain-containing protein translates to MTQNPHHTDYSNISEAILAFGQLARFNDLNVGVQESIDALETAKLGMIEDKMTFQYALKSIFCASKEDIEVFEKIYDWFWGYKKGAMKSKTTFKNRSNLQKKSVASVVMMGKGESKEEGEESKNVSGANRIARLRKTDFSKIEEIDSEFLEELAIKLWQQMSLRLKRKMKFSSNKGRLDLRRTIRSSISHGGEPFELKRKKRTPRKQRLIVLLDVSGSMDKYSFFLLRFICALRTHFESIEAFIFSTHLIRITDYLHAKNLALTLAVLSAKADNWSSGTKIGECFKDFNELYAKRILNGQSTTIVLSDGLDTGEPEVLEAELKKIKLRTRRLIWLNPLKGMKGYEPIQKGMRAALPNVDVFRSAHNLDSILELEELLLSV, encoded by the coding sequence ATGACCCAAAATCCCCACCATACCGATTACTCCAACATTTCTGAAGCCATTCTTGCTTTTGGACAACTCGCTCGCTTCAATGATTTGAATGTGGGAGTGCAAGAATCCATTGATGCGCTGGAAACTGCAAAATTGGGAATGATTGAAGATAAAATGACTTTTCAGTATGCTTTGAAGTCTATTTTTTGTGCTTCAAAAGAAGACATTGAAGTATTTGAGAAAATCTATGATTGGTTTTGGGGATACAAAAAGGGAGCGATGAAAAGCAAGACAACGTTTAAAAACCGTTCCAATCTGCAAAAAAAATCGGTGGCTTCGGTGGTGATGATGGGCAAAGGAGAAAGCAAGGAGGAAGGGGAAGAAAGTAAAAATGTGTCGGGTGCAAACCGCATTGCCCGTCTTCGTAAAACAGATTTCTCCAAAATTGAAGAAATAGACAGCGAGTTTTTGGAAGAATTGGCTATCAAGTTGTGGCAGCAGATGAGCCTGAGATTGAAGCGGAAAATGAAATTTTCCAGTAATAAAGGTCGCTTGGATTTGCGACGGACGATTCGGAGCAGCATTTCTCATGGTGGTGAACCCTTCGAATTGAAGCGAAAAAAACGTACACCTCGCAAACAACGCTTGATTGTGTTGTTGGATGTGAGTGGTTCGATGGACAAATATAGTTTTTTTCTATTGCGGTTTATTTGTGCTTTACGCACTCATTTTGAAAGCATTGAAGCATTTATCTTTAGCACGCACCTCATTCGCATCACCGATTATCTTCACGCCAAAAACCTTGCTCTTACCTTGGCTGTTTTATCTGCAAAGGCGGACAATTGGTCGAGCGGCACCAAAATTGGAGAGTGCTTTAAGGATTTCAATGAATTGTATGCCAAGCGGATTTTGAACGGACAGTCGACTACGATTGTATTGAGTGATGGATTGGATACGGGTGAACCTGAAGTGTTGGAAGCGGAACTGAAAAAGATAAAATTGCGAACTCGGCGGCTGATTTGGTTGAATCCATTGAAGGGAATGAAGGGTTATGAGCCGATTCAAAAAGGTATGCGTGCGGCTTTGCCGAATGTGGATGTGTTTCGGTCGGCACACAATTTGGACAGCATTTTGGAATTGGAGGAGTTGTTGTTGTCGGTTTGA
- the galE gene encoding UDP-glucose 4-epimerase GalE, whose amino-acid sequence MTQQKIIVTGGAGYIGSHTVVALIEAGYEPIIVDNYSNADRNIIAQIEKIVDTSVRHYEVDCNDFSAFHRVFEKEKNVLGSIHFAASKAVGESVANPLKYYHNNIASLVNLLQLQLEFGIEHLVFSSSCTVYGEPEQLPVTENSPIQVANSPYGNTKQICEEIITDVVTSKANLKASSLRYFNPIGAHSSALIGELPFGVPNNLVPFITQTAAGLRESLTIFGDDYDTPDGTCVRDYIHVVDLAKAHVQALNWLQSQEKPNLHEAFNLGMGKGYSVLEIVQTFEKVNNLQLNYRIGEKRPGDVVRIYGSVDKANQILNWQNELSIEDALRDAWRWQLQLKEITNK is encoded by the coding sequence ATGACCCAGCAAAAAATCATTGTCACAGGAGGAGCAGGATACATTGGTTCTCATACAGTTGTCGCACTCATTGAAGCAGGATACGAACCCATTATTGTAGACAACTATTCCAATGCAGATAGAAACATAATTGCTCAAATCGAAAAAATTGTAGATACTTCTGTTCGACATTATGAAGTGGACTGCAATGATTTTTCGGCTTTTCACAGGGTATTTGAAAAAGAAAAAAATGTATTGGGTAGCATACACTTTGCCGCATCAAAAGCGGTGGGAGAATCGGTGGCAAATCCCTTGAAGTACTACCACAATAATATTGCTTCCTTGGTCAATTTGCTTCAATTGCAGCTAGAATTTGGCATCGAACATTTGGTATTTTCTTCCTCTTGTACGGTGTACGGTGAGCCTGAACAACTGCCTGTGACCGAAAACTCACCTATTCAAGTTGCCAATTCACCTTATGGCAATACCAAACAAATCTGTGAGGAAATTATCACCGATGTAGTCACTTCAAAAGCAAATTTGAAGGCAAGTTCGCTTCGCTATTTCAATCCGATAGGTGCACATTCCTCTGCTTTAATTGGTGAATTACCTTTTGGCGTTCCCAATAATTTGGTGCCTTTCATCACCCAAACTGCTGCGGGCTTGCGTGAATCGCTCACCATTTTCGGTGATGACTACGATACGCCCGATGGCACTTGCGTTCGAGATTACATACACGTTGTGGATTTGGCAAAAGCTCATGTTCAGGCCCTAAATTGGCTGCAATCACAAGAAAAACCTAATCTTCACGAAGCCTTCAATCTGGGAATGGGCAAAGGATACAGCGTGTTGGAAATCGTTCAAACATTTGAGAAAGTGAACAATCTGCAATTGAATTACCGAATTGGTGAAAAACGCCCGGGAGATGTGGTCAGAATTTATGGTAGTGTCGACAAAGCAAATCAGATTCTGAATTGGCAAAACGAATTGAGTATAGAAGATGCTTTGAGAGATGCTTGGCGGTGGCAGTTGCAATTGAAGGAAATCACAAACAAATAA
- a CDS encoding XdhC family protein, producing MFHQFIDTTQKLYQNKEPFAIAFVVSREIPSSGKPGDKAVITKDGTITGWIGGGCTKGIVLKEALDAIKDGKPRLVKISPDGQVESKAGVMCYPMVCHSGGAVELYIEPVLPKPQLLIMGKSNVAMALARLGKGMDYPVVVAAKSVDSEGFEGVNRIIEGELKVSDVNANTCIVVCTQGENDEDALEQALQSNAEYVSFVASRRKASAIFHTLRQRGIPLEQLERVKSPAGLNINAKLPEEVAISILAEIVQFIREERVEISTSKNDVSSDLFINPVCNVPVQKSSAKHVINFNEKDYYFCCDGCKVAFEREPEKYALTD from the coding sequence ATGTTCCACCAATTTATAGATACCACCCAAAAACTGTATCAAAACAAAGAACCCTTTGCGATTGCGTTTGTCGTGAGTCGAGAAATACCTTCTTCGGGTAAGCCTGGGGACAAGGCCGTAATCACCAAAGACGGAACAATAACTGGTTGGATTGGAGGAGGATGCACTAAAGGAATTGTTTTGAAAGAAGCCTTAGATGCTATCAAAGACGGCAAACCTCGTTTGGTCAAAATCAGTCCAGATGGTCAGGTAGAGTCGAAAGCTGGAGTAATGTGTTATCCAATGGTTTGTCATAGCGGAGGAGCGGTTGAGTTGTATATCGAACCCGTTTTACCTAAGCCTCAACTGCTTATCATGGGCAAATCGAATGTGGCAATGGCTTTGGCTCGATTGGGAAAAGGCATGGATTACCCCGTTGTAGTGGCAGCAAAATCAGTCGATAGTGAAGGCTTTGAAGGGGTGAATCGCATCATTGAAGGAGAATTGAAAGTGTCGGATGTGAATGCTAATACCTGTATCGTCGTTTGTACGCAAGGTGAAAACGACGAAGATGCTTTGGAACAGGCATTGCAGTCCAATGCTGAATATGTTTCATTTGTGGCAAGCAGACGAAAAGCGAGTGCCATTTTTCACACTTTGCGGCAACGAGGCATCCCGTTGGAGCAGTTGGAAAGGGTCAAATCTCCCGCGGGCTTGAACATCAATGCGAAACTCCCCGAAGAAGTGGCTATCAGCATTTTGGCGGAAATTGTGCAGTTTATTCGAGAGGAAAGAGTGGAGATATCAACCTCTAAAAACGATGTATCTTCTGACCTTTTTATCAATCCTGTCTGTAATGTGCCTGTTCAGAAAAGCAGTGCGAAACACGTAATCAACTTCAATGAGAAGGACTACTATTTTTGTTGTGATGGGTGTAAGGTAGCGTTTGAGCGAGAGCCAGAAAAGTATGCGCTTACCGACTAA
- a CDS encoding MoxR family ATPase, whose translation MLPNNTQQIIQGFDQLNYVLDEELATILFLLLKLEKPLLLEGNPGVGKTEIANILAALLDTELIRLQCYEGLDVSTAVYEWNYQKQLMSIKIQEVGGKSDLEKEEHIFGEDFLLKRPLLKAITASKAPVLLIDEIDRADEEFEAFLLELLSAFQISIPEMGTIKAVHRPYVILTSNRTRELSDALKRRCLYHWVNYPDLEKEIKIVEKHLPNIEPQLATQLVNTVQKLRLQKLDKTPGIAETLDWAKGLLALGYNELSAEAIAKSLGCLLKSADDIEAVKMAVFNEKF comes from the coding sequence GTGCTACCAAACAACACCCAACAAATCATACAAGGTTTCGACCAACTCAACTATGTCTTAGACGAAGAGTTGGCAACGATTCTATTCCTACTATTGAAGCTCGAAAAACCTTTGTTGTTAGAAGGAAATCCAGGCGTTGGAAAAACGGAAATAGCGAATATATTGGCGGCTTTGTTGGATACGGAGTTGATTCGGCTGCAATGTTATGAAGGCTTGGATGTCAGTACAGCAGTATATGAATGGAACTACCAAAAACAGCTGATGTCCATCAAAATTCAAGAAGTTGGAGGTAAATCAGATTTGGAAAAAGAGGAACACATATTCGGAGAAGATTTTTTATTGAAGCGTCCGCTACTTAAAGCGATTACCGCCTCAAAAGCTCCCGTTTTGTTGATTGACGAAATAGATCGAGCCGACGAAGAATTTGAAGCCTTTTTGCTAGAATTGTTGTCTGCATTCCAAATCAGCATTCCCGAAATGGGTACTATCAAAGCCGTTCACCGCCCCTATGTTATTCTCACTTCCAACCGCACCCGTGAACTCAGCGATGCCCTGAAAAGGAGGTGTTTGTACCATTGGGTGAACTACCCCGATTTGGAGAAAGAAATCAAAATCGTAGAAAAACACCTCCCCAACATCGAACCTCAATTGGCAACTCAATTGGTGAATACCGTCCAAAAATTGAGGCTTCAAAAATTGGACAAAACACCAGGTATTGCCGAAACTTTGGATTGGGCGAAAGGTTTGTTGGCTTTGGGTTACAATGAGTTGTCGGCGGAAGCGATTGCCAAAAGTTTGGGCTGTCTATTGAAGTCAGCGGATGATATTGAAGCGGTAAAAATGGCGGTTTTCAATGAAAAATTTTGA